In one Lysobacter alkalisoli genomic region, the following are encoded:
- the pip gene encoding prolyl aminopeptidase, whose product MRKLYPEIEPFNSGMLKVDDRHSLYFEECGNPDGKPVVILHGGPGGGCSPKMRRFHDPSKYRIVLFDQRGSGRSIPHADLVDNTTWDLVADIEKLRDKLGIERWQVFGGSWGSTLALAYAETHPGRVTELVLRGIFMLRRWELEWFYQEGASRLFPEAWERYIAAIPVVERHDLISAFHRRLTSDDEATRLAAARAWSVWEGATSFLHVDDDFASSHEDPHFALAFARIENHYFVNSGFFEVDDQLLRDVGKIADIPGVIVHGRYDVVCPVQNAWELHKAWPKADLVITPASGHSAFEDENIDALVAATDRFA is encoded by the coding sequence ATGCGCAAGCTCTACCCCGAAATCGAGCCCTTCAACAGCGGAATGCTCAAGGTCGACGACCGGCACAGCCTCTATTTCGAGGAGTGCGGCAATCCGGACGGCAAGCCGGTGGTGATCCTGCACGGTGGACCCGGCGGGGGCTGCAGCCCGAAGATGCGGCGTTTCCACGACCCGTCGAAGTACCGCATCGTGCTGTTCGACCAGCGCGGTTCTGGACGCTCGATCCCGCATGCGGACCTGGTCGACAACACCACCTGGGACCTGGTCGCGGACATCGAGAAGCTGCGCGACAAGCTTGGTATCGAGCGCTGGCAGGTGTTCGGCGGCTCGTGGGGCTCCACCCTCGCGCTGGCCTACGCCGAAACGCATCCCGGGCGGGTGACCGAACTGGTGCTGCGCGGCATCTTCATGCTGCGTCGCTGGGAGCTGGAATGGTTCTACCAGGAAGGCGCTTCGCGGCTGTTCCCGGAGGCCTGGGAGCGCTACATCGCGGCGATCCCGGTGGTCGAGCGCCACGACCTGATCTCTGCCTTCCACCGCCGCCTGACCTCGGACGACGAAGCGACCCGCCTCGCCGCCGCGCGCGCGTGGAGCGTGTGGGAAGGGGCGACCAGCTTCCTGCACGTGGACGACGACTTCGCTTCAAGCCACGAGGATCCGCACTTCGCCCTGGCCTTCGCCCGCATCGAGAACCACTACTTCGTCAACAGCGGTTTCTTCGAGGTCGACGACCAGTTGTTGCGCGACGTTGGAAAGATCGCCGACATCCCCGGCGTGATCGTGCATGGCCGCTACGACGTGGTCTGCCCGGTGCAGAACGCCTGGGAGTTGCACAAGGCCTGGCCGAAGGCCGACCTCGTCATCACCCCGGCCTCCGGCCATTCGGCGTTCGAGGACGAGAACATCGACGCGCTGGTCGCGGCGACCGATCGTTTCGCCTGA
- a CDS encoding NUDIX hydrolase — MDTATDDSISEQTETLYEGQWLRLSRRGKWEFAERTHGNGMAVIIIAVTPDDKVVFVDQYRTPLGARTIEMPAGLVGDDHADDTLASAAKRELIEETGWEAAQVDVLLVGPTSSGMSSERIAFVRARNLTRIGPGGGVDDEDIVVHEIPRDEAPAWLMRKQAEGYELDLKLWAGLWMIDRNPDGSEAR, encoded by the coding sequence ATGGATACCGCCACTGACGACAGCATCTCCGAACAGACCGAAACCCTCTACGAAGGCCAATGGCTGCGGCTGAGCCGTCGCGGCAAGTGGGAATTCGCCGAACGCACCCACGGCAACGGCATGGCGGTGATCATCATCGCCGTCACCCCCGACGACAAGGTCGTGTTCGTGGACCAGTACCGCACCCCGCTGGGCGCGCGCACGATCGAGATGCCGGCCGGACTGGTCGGCGACGACCATGCCGACGACACCCTGGCCTCGGCCGCAAAGCGCGAGCTGATCGAGGAAACCGGCTGGGAAGCGGCCCAGGTCGACGTGCTGCTGGTCGGCCCGACCTCCTCGGGCATGAGCAGCGAACGTATCGCCTTCGTCCGCGCCCGCAACCTGACCCGCATCGGCCCCGGCGGCGGCGTCGACGACGAGGACATCGTCGTCCACGAGATTCCCCGCGACGAGGCCCCCGCCTGGCTGATGCGCAAGCAGGCCGAAGGCTACGAGCTCGACCTCAAGCTCTGGGCCGGGCTGTGGATGATCGATCGCAATCCAGATGGTTCGGAAGCGAGGTAG